In a genomic window of bacterium:
- a CDS encoding ATP-binding cassette domain-containing protein, with protein sequence MKAEAPPAKIVVEDLSVRYGDDGPALKNVSCSLPANQINVLFGPAGGGKSTLLRTFDRLNDLADRAKTTGRVLLDGEDILAPDFDVVGLRRRVAMVFALPAPLPMSIRGNLRYPLQLAGVRDRRTLDLAAEEALRAAALWDEVKDRLDDSAFALSGGQQQRLCIARGLVLGPEVVMLDEPTSGLDPISTAKVEQSLEELKAKYTIVIVPSSVQQASRLADWAGFFLQG encoded by the coding sequence CGGCGACGACGGCCCCGCGCTCAAGAACGTCTCGTGCTCGCTGCCGGCGAACCAGATCAACGTGCTCTTCGGCCCGGCGGGCGGCGGAAAGAGCACCCTGCTGCGCACCTTCGATCGGCTGAACGACCTCGCCGACCGGGCGAAGACGACCGGCCGCGTGCTGCTCGACGGCGAGGACATCCTCGCCCCCGACTTCGACGTCGTCGGCCTGCGCCGCCGCGTGGCGATGGTCTTCGCGCTGCCGGCGCCGCTGCCGATGTCGATCCGCGGCAATCTGCGCTACCCGCTGCAGCTCGCCGGCGTGCGCGACCGCCGCACGCTCGACCTCGCGGCGGAGGAGGCGCTCCGCGCCGCGGCGTTGTGGGACGAAGTGAAGGACCGGCTCGACGACTCGGCCTTCGCCCTCTCCGGCGGGCAGCAGCAGCGGCTCTGCATCGCGCGCGGCCTCGTCCTCGGGCCGGAGGTCGTGATGCTCGACGAGCCGACTTCGGGGCTCGACCCGATCTCGACGGCCAAGGTCGAGCAGTCGCTCGAGGAGCTGAAGGCGAAGTACACCATCGTCATCGTGCCGAGCAGCGTGCAGCAGGCCTCGCGCCTCGCCGACTGGGCCGGGTTCTTCCTGCAGGGG